One Desulfocurvibacter africanus subsp. africanus DSM 2603 genomic region harbors:
- a CDS encoding cytochrome c biogenesis CcdA family protein, which translates to MDQFFLTINQWMTSGTGLALAGSFLWGMVSVLFSPCHLASIPLIVGYVGGQNEPVHGRRAALYAGIFSLGLFMTIALVGILCALLGRMLGDIGPWWTILVGAVLIWVALDMLGVSSCSMAGGIMGKLKVKGLTGALVLGLAYGVLSGSCTFGFIAPILAIITIQQQLATGILLIVLFGIGHCIPIVVAGSSTALVRRLLESNSMARGGLWFKRAAGTLIALLGVYFIVLPFLDKAIF; encoded by the coding sequence GTGGACCAGTTCTTCCTGACCATCAACCAGTGGATGACCAGCGGCACGGGCCTGGCCCTGGCGGGCAGTTTTCTGTGGGGCATGGTCAGCGTGCTCTTCAGCCCCTGCCATTTGGCTTCCATCCCGCTCATCGTGGGCTATGTGGGCGGTCAGAACGAGCCCGTGCATGGTCGCCGCGCCGCACTCTATGCCGGTATCTTCTCGCTTGGACTGTTCATGACCATTGCCCTGGTCGGCATCCTCTGCGCCCTGCTAGGGCGCATGCTCGGCGATATCGGGCCGTGGTGGACCATCCTCGTGGGCGCTGTGCTCATCTGGGTGGCCCTGGACATGCTAGGCGTATCCAGCTGCTCCATGGCCGGTGGGATCATGGGCAAGCTGAAGGTCAAAGGCCTGACTGGCGCGCTGGTGCTCGGATTGGCCTACGGCGTGCTTTCGGGCTCGTGCACCTTCGGTTTCATTGCGCCCATTCTGGCCATCATCACCATCCAGCAGCAGCTCGCGACAGGCATCCTGCTCATCGTCCTGTTCGGCATCGGCCACTGCATCCCCATTGTGGTGGCCGGAAGCTCCACCGCGCTCGTGCGAAGGCTGCTTGAAAGCAACTCCATGGCGCGCGGCGGCCTGTGGTTCAAGCGCGCGGCCGGCACGCTCATCGCTTTGCTGGGCGTCTACTTCATCGTACTGCCGTTCCTGGACAAGGCAATCTTCTAG
- a CDS encoding thioredoxin family protein — MKRSYMYLGVVIAAVVVALVLSNRPRVDEESVLQEPAPAAQSGSNTLSGAASPATLPVLGMVTMVDLGAKSCIPCKMMEPILAELEKEYEGRAAIAFVDVSIHRNQADRFGIRAIPTQIFFDAKGREIMRHEGFMDKGSITAVLKELGVS, encoded by the coding sequence GTGAAAAGAAGTTATATGTATCTTGGCGTGGTTATCGCCGCGGTCGTCGTGGCCCTGGTGCTGAGCAACAGGCCTCGCGTGGACGAGGAGAGCGTGCTGCAGGAGCCTGCTCCTGCAGCGCAATCCGGCTCGAACACTCTGTCCGGGGCAGCTTCTCCCGCAACGTTGCCTGTACTCGGCATGGTGACCATGGTGGATCTCGGCGCCAAGAGCTGCATTCCCTGCAAGATGATGGAGCCGATCCTGGCCGAACTTGAGAAGGAGTACGAGGGCCGAGCGGCGATTGCCTTCGTCGATGTCAGCATCCACCGTAATCAAGCTGACCGCTTCGGCATCCGTGCCATTCCCACGCAGATCTTCTTCGACGCCAAGGGGCGGGAGATCATGCGTCATGAGGGTTTCATGGACAAGGGAAGCATCACGGCAGTGCTCAAGGAACTTGGCGTAAGCTAA
- a CDS encoding permease: protein MFWKDQWKPLVVMVGVFLAIFYLPVGWARFDNAIMEALHLAKWYAQEHVLLCLIPAFLIAGAIGVFVSQASVMKYLGPKANKICAYGVASCSGTILAVCSCTILPLFAGIYRMGAGLGPATAFLYSGPAINVLAIILTAKVLGPELGIARAIGAIVFSVVIGLAMHFIYRREEAEKAEMASLEAEVARPLWQNAIYFAAMVGVLVFANWGRPEESTGLWHAIYSSKWLITGLFAALLGFTLAKWFRLGWGRVLVMALPVLALALLFPSMPQLAFVAGVIALSAVTSVREDETGEWFRASWTFAKQIMPLLLFGVLVAGLLLGRPGSEGLIPSEWVSRAVGGNSLAANFMASFAGAFMYFATLTEVPILQGLIGSGMGKGPALALLLAGPALSLPNMLVIRSVMGTQKTVVFVSLVIVMATLSGVIYGHFFG, encoded by the coding sequence ATGTTTTGGAAAGACCAATGGAAGCCCCTTGTGGTCATGGTCGGAGTATTTCTTGCCATCTTCTACCTCCCCGTGGGCTGGGCGCGCTTCGATAACGCGATCATGGAGGCCCTGCATCTGGCCAAGTGGTACGCCCAGGAACACGTGCTGCTGTGCCTGATCCCAGCCTTCCTCATCGCCGGGGCCATCGGCGTGTTCGTCAGCCAGGCCTCGGTCATGAAATACCTGGGACCCAAGGCCAACAAGATCTGTGCCTATGGCGTGGCTTCCTGCTCCGGGACCATCCTGGCCGTGTGCTCGTGCACCATCCTGCCGCTCTTCGCCGGCATCTACCGCATGGGCGCGGGGCTTGGCCCCGCCACGGCCTTTCTTTATTCGGGACCGGCCATCAACGTGCTGGCGATCATCCTTACGGCAAAGGTGCTCGGGCCGGAACTCGGCATTGCGCGCGCCATTGGAGCCATCGTCTTCAGCGTGGTCATCGGCCTGGCCATGCACTTCATCTACCGCCGCGAAGAAGCGGAAAAGGCCGAGATGGCCAGCCTTGAAGCTGAAGTAGCGCGTCCGCTGTGGCAGAACGCGATCTACTTCGCGGCCATGGTCGGCGTGCTGGTCTTTGCCAACTGGGGTCGTCCGGAAGAGTCCACGGGGTTATGGCATGCCATATATTCCTCCAAGTGGCTTATCACCGGCCTGTTCGCAGCGCTGCTGGGCTTCACCCTGGCCAAGTGGTTCCGCCTGGGCTGGGGGCGTGTACTGGTCATGGCCCTGCCGGTGCTGGCCCTGGCTCTGCTCTTTCCCTCCATGCCGCAGCTAGCCTTCGTGGCCGGCGTCATTGCCCTGTCCGCCGTAACCAGCGTGCGCGAGGACGAAACAGGCGAGTGGTTCCGCGCAAGCTGGACCTTCGCCAAGCAGATCATGCCGCTGCTGCTCTTTGGCGTGCTCGTAGCCGGCCTGCTGCTCGGCCGCCCCGGAAGCGAAGGGCTGATTCCCTCCGAGTGGGTCAGCCGGGCTGTCGGCGGCAACTCGCTGGCTGCCAACTTCATGGCCTCCTTTGCCGGTGCGTTCATGTACTTCGCCACCTTGACCGAGGTGCCCATCCTGCAGGGCCTCATCGGCAGCGGCATGGGCAAGGGTCCGGCCCTGGCGCTACTGCTGGCGGGCCCGGCCTTGAGCCTGCCCAACATGCTGGTCATCAGAAGCGTCATGGGAACCCAGAAGACGGTCGTTTTCGTGAGCCTTGTCATTGTAATGGCCACGCTGAGTGGCGTTATCTATGGGCATTTCTTCGGATAG
- a CDS encoding thioredoxin family protein: MALGLVLLLGSLIMASHPAFAEEVPQVPVPGMVTMVDLGAKSCIPCKMMEPILAELEKEYEGRAAIVFIDVYKHHEQVERFGLRAIPTQIFFDKSGNEVMRHTGFMDKQSIEAELAKLGVK; this comes from the coding sequence ATGGCGCTCGGACTTGTCCTGCTGCTGGGGAGTCTGATCATGGCGAGCCATCCAGCCTTCGCCGAGGAAGTGCCGCAGGTGCCCGTGCCGGGCATGGTCACCATGGTGGATCTGGGCGCCAAGAGCTGCATTCCCTGCAAAATGATGGAGCCCATCCTGGCCGAGCTTGAGAAGGAGTACGAGGGCCGTGCGGCCATCGTGTTCATCGACGTCTACAAGCACCATGAGCAGGTAGAGCGTTTCGGTCTGCGCGCCATCCCAACGCAGATTTTCTTCGACAAGAGCGGCAACGAGGTGATGCGTCACACTGGCTTCATGGACAAGCAGAGCATTGAGGCCGAGCTTGCCAAGCTGGGCGTAAAATAG